A genomic window from uncultured Umboniibacter sp. includes:
- the lptD gene encoding LPS assembly protein LptD → MLFKRIALIIVGIAFASTTKAEVTQPSLASCQPGANASRLDWVPLSALSAQQLATVRSRCCGAYIPPAEYLAVVENNSANMQLLAGSDTSRLEDEGNTSVMEGNVFVRQGARQLTADIARINQSENRAELSGNVTFREPGVLLIGERASVTMSEGEATIDGAEFVIHESGLRGRAGSIRLSDASSLKLQDGGFTSCEPGNEQWYLRSDTVELDTNTGLGTVTDAKFEVLGVPVLYLPWVQFPIDDRRMTGILFPELKVGSDGVDFSVPVYVNLAPNYDATITPRYIADRGAGLEVETRYLNHYQQTDLSGAYWERDKEFDDSRWLVGIDHRGGEDRNWYTRIDYQQVSDIDYFRDLGTYGLDIEAQTNLAQHAAVGYQTDIFHVGIETRRYQAISVTTQNRYRQMPHIFVEASYPFFTGLNVGFDLHNTNFSVYDDLDIDEGRRTNGRVFASYQKDWLPGYLKVGSSLQALSYDLSKIGTESISTRESHTTVPVSYVDAGVFFERFQDDSFAAISLEPRLFYTHVPYQDQSDQAIFDTTLPLQTYQELFNPQRFSGNDRIGDNNRLTLGLTSRFIDNESGQEWLTLGVAQAFYFENRYVSLQPRLTKDVIDNPDLLPDVTDAEGLELEYLRRDKSDIMFDGQLNLADEWWISSNLNWDSTDNQINQTASYLQYSKYGEALANLGVIYQRRGQGINAMTGEVIDRNTYQGNFSVYAPIAESNWSAFGSWTHDITYSRRIDFMAGIEYDSCCWRVALAYQEWVESGTAAEIDQLSERSAFRLQIELKGIGSGQSPVDKLISSIYGYTDYDENN, encoded by the coding sequence ATGTTATTTAAACGAATTGCGCTAATCATCGTCGGTATAGCCTTCGCGAGCACCACAAAGGCCGAAGTGACCCAACCATCCCTCGCTAGCTGCCAGCCTGGAGCGAATGCCTCACGCTTGGATTGGGTTCCCCTTTCAGCTTTATCGGCACAGCAACTTGCCACGGTGAGGTCTCGCTGCTGCGGCGCCTATATTCCGCCCGCTGAATATCTTGCAGTGGTTGAAAACAATAGTGCTAACATGCAGCTTTTAGCTGGTTCAGATACCAGTCGTCTTGAGGACGAAGGTAATACCAGCGTCATGGAAGGCAACGTGTTCGTTCGTCAAGGTGCGCGCCAGCTAACGGCAGATATCGCACGTATTAATCAAAGTGAAAATCGCGCCGAACTCAGTGGCAATGTGACCTTTCGCGAACCCGGGGTACTGCTTATCGGAGAGCGAGCTTCGGTTACCATGAGCGAAGGCGAGGCAACGATTGATGGCGCAGAGTTTGTCATCCATGAATCGGGTTTGCGAGGCAGAGCGGGTTCAATTAGATTAAGCGATGCCAGTTCGTTAAAGCTTCAGGATGGTGGTTTCACTAGCTGCGAACCGGGCAATGAACAATGGTATCTGCGTTCCGACACCGTAGAACTTGATACCAACACTGGGCTCGGTACCGTTACCGATGCTAAGTTTGAGGTGCTAGGCGTACCCGTACTCTATTTACCGTGGGTCCAGTTCCCTATCGACGATCGTCGAATGACGGGAATACTGTTTCCAGAATTGAAAGTAGGAAGCGACGGGGTCGATTTCTCTGTTCCCGTCTATGTAAACCTTGCTCCCAACTATGACGCGACGATTACACCACGATATATTGCGGATCGTGGCGCGGGCTTGGAAGTGGAAACTCGCTATTTAAATCACTACCAGCAAACTGACTTAAGCGGTGCTTACTGGGAGCGAGACAAAGAATTTGACGACTCTAGATGGCTGGTTGGTATTGATCATCGAGGCGGTGAAGATCGTAATTGGTACACCCGAATTGACTACCAGCAAGTGTCGGATATTGATTATTTTCGTGACCTTGGGACCTACGGTCTAGATATTGAGGCACAAACTAACCTTGCCCAGCATGCGGCAGTTGGCTATCAAACGGATATCTTTCACGTTGGGATTGAAACTCGGCGCTACCAAGCTATATCGGTAACCACTCAAAACCGCTACCGACAAATGCCACACATATTTGTTGAGGCTAGCTATCCATTCTTCACGGGCTTGAATGTAGGTTTCGACCTTCACAATACTAATTTTAGCGTCTACGATGACCTCGACATCGATGAAGGCCGCCGAACGAATGGCCGAGTTTTTGCAAGCTATCAGAAGGACTGGCTGCCCGGCTATCTCAAGGTAGGATCCTCACTTCAAGCGCTCTCCTATGACTTAAGCAAAATCGGTACCGAATCGATTTCTACCCGTGAATCACATACAACAGTTCCCGTTAGCTATGTTGACGCCGGTGTCTTTTTTGAGCGATTCCAAGACGACTCCTTCGCTGCGATATCACTTGAGCCAAGACTGTTCTATACCCATGTGCCATATCAAGATCAGAGTGATCAGGCTATTTTTGATACGACTTTACCGCTTCAAACCTACCAGGAGCTCTTCAATCCCCAGCGTTTCTCTGGTAATGATCGTATCGGTGATAACAATCGCCTGACGCTAGGCTTAACCTCTCGATTTATCGATAATGAAAGCGGTCAGGAGTGGTTAACGCTAGGCGTCGCTCAAGCTTTTTATTTCGAAAATCGCTATGTCAGTCTGCAACCTAGACTTACAAAGGATGTTATCGACAACCCAGACCTGCTTCCCGACGTAACGGATGCAGAAGGTTTAGAACTTGAGTATCTAAGACGTGACAAGTCCGATATCATGTTTGACGGTCAACTCAACCTCGCTGATGAATGGTGGATATCCTCCAATTTGAACTGGGACTCCACCGACAATCAGATAAATCAGACCGCTAGCTACCTTCAATATAGTAAGTATGGTGAAGCGCTTGCCAATTTAGGCGTAATCTATCAACGTCGAGGTCAAGGCATTAACGCAATGACCGGGGAAGTGATTGATCGAAATACTTATCAAGGTAACTTTTCCGTCTACGCGCCTATTGCAGAGAGTAATTGGTCTGCCTTTGGCAGCTGGACACATGATATTACCTACAGTCGTCGTATCGATTTCATGGCAGGTATTGAATACGACAGTTGCTGCTGGAGAGTGGCTTTGGCTTATCAAGAGTGGGTTGAATCGGGCACAGCAGCCGAAATTGACCAATTGAGTGAACGCAGTGCATTTCGACTGCAAATTGAACTAAAGGGTATCGGCAGTGGTCAATCTCCTGTCGACAAACTAATAAGCAGTATATATGGCTACACCGACTATGATGAAAATAACTAA
- a CDS encoding peptidylprolyl isomerase, giving the protein MMKITKKIVLSVLLISFTASAFAAQLLDRVIAIVNDDVIMESQLETRLSQITSQYPAEQLPPIAELRKQLLNRLVEEALELEVARRAGVNIGESKLEETLARIAAGNGQTVEQFRASIESAGQPWYAAREQIRRELLLSQVQQGAVSARITVTEQEIRNFLESDEGKNQTATNYNVSHILLPISSETTPAELTAVAEEATEVYNAASAGEDFATLARTHSKSPDALEGGEFGWRRIEQLPSVFATHVEVMEIGEVTEPFRSGAGYHIVKLINKRGAEDQVVEQTEVRHILISPNAIRSEEQAREQILAVRERILAGEDFGELAAEFSEDHGSARRAGSLGWSMPGSFVPQFESTMNSAEIGEVSEPFLSQFGWHILEVTGRRDQNMSERYLEMQAENFIRSRKFYDELPRWRRELRDEAYISYKAPYDELM; this is encoded by the coding sequence ATGATGAAAATAACTAAAAAGATTGTCCTTTCAGTATTACTAATCAGCTTTACAGCTAGTGCTTTTGCCGCTCAACTGCTCGATCGTGTTATCGCGATTGTGAATGATGATGTAATTATGGAATCTCAACTGGAAACGCGCTTGAGCCAGATTACTTCTCAATATCCAGCTGAACAGCTACCCCCTATTGCAGAGCTCCGTAAGCAGTTACTTAATCGCTTGGTTGAAGAAGCGCTTGAGCTTGAAGTAGCACGAAGAGCTGGCGTCAATATTGGCGAAAGCAAACTCGAAGAAACTTTGGCGCGAATTGCTGCGGGTAACGGCCAAACTGTTGAGCAATTCCGTGCAAGCATCGAAAGCGCTGGTCAGCCTTGGTATGCGGCGCGTGAACAGATTCGTCGCGAATTACTTTTAAGCCAAGTTCAACAGGGAGCCGTGTCAGCTCGCATTACCGTCACTGAACAGGAAATTAGAAATTTTCTAGAGTCTGATGAAGGCAAGAACCAAACTGCGACCAACTACAACGTTTCCCACATCCTGCTGCCAATCTCTAGTGAGACCACTCCAGCCGAATTAACGGCCGTAGCGGAAGAGGCTACCGAGGTTTACAATGCGGCTTCGGCCGGCGAGGATTTCGCCACTTTGGCGCGAACTCACTCTAAATCTCCTGATGCGTTAGAGGGTGGTGAGTTTGGCTGGAGAAGAATTGAACAGCTGCCTTCGGTATTCGCAACCCACGTTGAAGTCATGGAGATTGGCGAGGTCACCGAACCATTCCGCTCTGGCGCGGGTTACCACATCGTTAAACTGATAAATAAACGTGGCGCCGAAGACCAAGTTGTTGAACAAACAGAAGTGCGTCATATTTTGATTAGCCCTAACGCTATTCGCAGCGAAGAACAGGCGCGTGAGCAAATCTTAGCGGTTCGTGAGCGCATCCTGGCCGGTGAAGATTTTGGCGAATTAGCCGCAGAATTTTCTGAAGACCATGGTAGTGCTCGCCGAGCGGGTTCACTAGGCTGGTCGATGCCAGGGAGTTTCGTACCGCAATTCGAGTCAACGATGAATAGTGCAGAAATTGGCGAAGTTAGCGAGCCATTCCTTTCACAGTTTGGCTGGCACATTCTTGAAGTCACGGGCCGTCGCGATCAAAACATGTCGGAACGCTATCTTGAGATGCAAGCTGAGAATTTTATTCGTAGCCGAAAATTCTACGACGAATTACCACGCTGGCGTCGAGAGCTTCGTGATGAAGCCTATATCAGCTACAAAGCTCCCTACGACGAGTTGATGTGA
- the pdxA gene encoding 4-hydroxythreonine-4-phosphate dehydrogenase PdxA — protein sequence MSYLYLTSGEPAGIGPELCLQYAQVERTHNVIVLADISLLEQRAQQLKINCELQPWFPGDAVTQLAGQLSVFHISLRAPCTAGTLDTANAGYVLAQLQHSVQLVQSSRGAIVTCPVHKGIINESGIPFSGHTEFFAERAGVEKVVMMLACEKLRVCLATTHLPLRAVADAINGPELKVLLAIIHNSLKTQFGIAQPRISVCGLNPHAGEGGHLGLEEQEIIEPALASLRETGMDLIGPLPADTAFTPRALEGIDAVLAMYHDQGLPVLKYAGFGDAVNVTLGLPFIRTSVDHGTALDIAGLGRANCGSLRCALDYAATMSAHSNF from the coding sequence GTGAGCTATCTCTACTTAACTTCCGGTGAACCAGCAGGCATAGGCCCAGAATTATGTCTGCAATACGCACAAGTTGAACGCACTCATAATGTCATCGTTCTAGCAGATATCTCGCTGCTAGAACAACGCGCTCAGCAGCTCAAAATTAATTGCGAACTTCAGCCATGGTTTCCCGGCGACGCCGTAACCCAACTGGCTGGCCAACTCTCTGTCTTCCATATTTCACTGCGAGCTCCCTGCACAGCAGGCACGCTGGATACGGCTAACGCCGGCTATGTCCTCGCTCAACTGCAACACAGTGTGCAGCTGGTTCAGAGTTCCCGTGGAGCGATTGTGACCTGCCCTGTCCATAAGGGCATCATTAATGAATCAGGAATCCCATTTAGCGGCCATACCGAATTCTTTGCCGAGCGAGCGGGCGTTGAAAAGGTAGTGATGATGCTGGCCTGCGAGAAGCTCCGAGTTTGTCTTGCGACCACACATCTACCTTTGCGAGCTGTCGCCGATGCCATCAACGGTCCAGAGCTTAAAGTACTTTTAGCAATTATTCATAACAGCTTGAAAACTCAGTTTGGCATCGCTCAACCGCGAATCTCGGTATGCGGCTTAAACCCCCATGCCGGCGAAGGCGGTCATCTCGGTCTCGAGGAGCAGGAGATTATCGAACCTGCGCTCGCTAGCCTCCGGGAAACTGGCATGGATCTTATCGGCCCACTTCCCGCCGACACCGCGTTTACGCCCAGAGCATTGGAAGGTATTGATGCAGTGCTTGCGATGTACCACGATCAAGGCCTGCCAGTACTGAAGTATGCAGGGTTTGGCGACGCGGTAAACGTCACCCTTGGATTGCCGTTTATTCGCACTAGCGTTGACCACGGCACGGCACTTGATATCGCGGGCTTAGGTAGAGCAAATTGTGGCAGTTTGCGGTGTGCGCTAGACTATGCGGCTACAATGAGTGCTCACAGCAATTTTTAA
- the rsmA gene encoding 16S rRNA (adenine(1518)-N(6)/adenine(1519)-N(6))-dimethyltransferase RsmA, with the protein MSSKSIVNGHRMRKRFGQNFLNDSNIISRITRSVSPKEADRIVEIGPGQGAITEDLVGSGAKVTAVELDRDLIPWLMVKFEKDSNFDIVNADALKTDFSSFVDSEPLRIVGNLPYNISTPLIFHLLSFSGAIKDMHFMLQKEVVDRMAAGPGDNNYGRLSVMTQYLCQVIPLFIVPPESFDPPPKVDSAIVRLVPRSEVDKLLDEEFFATVVRTAFNQRRKTLRNSLKPLLQNADIASIGIDLSLRPENISVAEYVALANLLVEANKSQ; encoded by the coding sequence ATGTCGTCTAAATCGATCGTTAATGGCCATCGAATGCGTAAGCGTTTTGGTCAGAACTTCCTGAATGATTCCAACATCATTTCTCGTATCACTCGCTCTGTTTCGCCAAAGGAAGCAGATCGAATTGTCGAGATTGGCCCCGGACAGGGAGCTATTACTGAAGATTTGGTGGGTTCAGGCGCTAAAGTAACGGCGGTTGAACTCGATCGGGATCTCATTCCCTGGCTAATGGTTAAATTCGAAAAAGACAGTAATTTCGATATTGTTAATGCTGACGCCCTCAAGACCGATTTCAGTTCCTTTGTAGATAGCGAACCACTGCGTATTGTCGGCAACCTTCCCTACAACATTTCTACCCCGCTTATCTTTCACCTACTTAGTTTCTCAGGTGCCATAAAAGATATGCACTTCATGTTGCAAAAAGAGGTGGTGGACCGCATGGCCGCCGGGCCTGGCGACAATAATTACGGCCGACTAAGTGTCATGACCCAGTATCTCTGCCAGGTTATTCCGCTATTTATTGTTCCCCCCGAGTCATTCGATCCGCCCCCTAAAGTCGACAGCGCGATCGTTCGACTCGTACCCCGTTCTGAAGTGGACAAACTGTTAGACGAAGAGTTCTTTGCAACGGTGGTGAGAACGGCCTTTAACCAGCGAAGAAAAACGCTACGAAATTCGCTCAAGCCGTTGCTCCAAAACGCCGACATTGCCTCCATTGGTATTGATCTATCGCTACGACCGGAGAACATATCGGTTGCTGAGTACGTAGCACTCGCCAACCTCCTAGTTGAAGCCAATAAATCCCAATGA
- the apaG gene encoding Co2+/Mg2+ efflux protein ApaG: protein MTISDQVKVSVRTEYVGVEERGRSFHHAFAYHIEIANSSSRNIQLLTREWTIIDADGHEDRVEGEGVVGEMPILGQHEQFSYTSWAMIGTNAGTMHGFYGFVDIDTQEHFRVEIPCFRLTRPGALH from the coding sequence ATGACTATTTCAGATCAAGTAAAAGTAAGCGTTCGAACCGAATATGTGGGTGTTGAGGAGCGCGGGAGATCATTCCATCACGCCTTCGCTTATCACATTGAAATCGCGAATAGCAGCAGCAGAAACATCCAACTTCTCACCCGTGAATGGACTATTATTGACGCGGACGGACATGAAGATCGGGTGGAAGGAGAAGGCGTTGTGGGTGAAATGCCAATTCTTGGCCAACACGAGCAATTTTCCTATACCAGCTGGGCGATGATTGGCACTAACGCCGGTACAATGCACGGTTTTTATGGTTTCGTTGATATCGATACTCAAGAACACTTTCGTGTGGAAATCCCCTGCTTTAGACTAACAAGACCCGGCGCTCTGCACTGA
- a CDS encoding symmetrical bis(5'-nucleosyl)-tetraphosphatase translates to MARWVIGDIQGCFSAFETLLKAIEFSPQGDQLYLCGDLINRGDNDLATLDWLYAHKNVVFPVLGNHDLHFLACYFLGKPAGSKDTFGRLLNSEHIASYCNWLLEQPLMRVIDDRFVLSHAGIPHVWTVNEALELANEVSYALKNPHKRRSFFSSMYGNQPSTWSGQLKGTARLRCITNYFTRMRYIRANGELEFKCSDLVGPEDKGFLPWFSWPRKDEHQLLFGHWAALEGNCSTVDIEALDGGCVWGGRLIAFRIEDGRRISVSNPSYASS, encoded by the coding sequence ATGGCTCGGTGGGTAATTGGTGATATCCAAGGCTGCTTTAGTGCCTTTGAGACCCTTCTCAAAGCCATTGAATTTAGCCCTCAAGGAGATCAGCTTTACCTCTGCGGTGATTTAATTAACCGCGGTGACAATGACCTCGCAACACTGGACTGGTTATATGCGCATAAAAACGTGGTCTTCCCAGTATTGGGAAACCACGACTTACACTTCCTAGCCTGTTACTTTCTGGGCAAACCTGCTGGCAGTAAAGATACCTTTGGCCGGCTGCTCAACAGTGAACACATTGCCTCCTACTGCAACTGGCTTCTTGAGCAACCGCTCATGCGAGTCATTGATGATCGCTTCGTTCTAAGCCACGCTGGTATACCCCACGTCTGGACGGTAAATGAGGCGCTAGAGTTGGCGAACGAAGTCAGCTATGCCCTAAAAAACCCGCACAAAAGGCGCAGTTTCTTTTCCTCTATGTATGGTAACCAACCTTCTACTTGGAGTGGTCAGCTAAAGGGAACCGCGCGGCTGCGTTGTATTACTAATTACTTTACGCGAATGCGTTATATTCGTGCGAATGGTGAGCTCGAGTTTAAGTGCAGTGATTTAGTTGGCCCAGAAGATAAGGGATTCCTACCGTGGTTTAGTTGGCCGAGAAAGGATGAACATCAACTACTATTCGGCCACTGGGCGGCTCTTGAGGGTAATTGTTCAACCGTGGATATTGAAGCACTTGACGGTGGGTGTGTCTGGGGTGGAAGACTGATCGCATTCCGAATTGAGGATGGCAGACGAATTAGCGTTAGCAACCCGTCGTACGCTAGCAGCTAG
- the folK gene encoding 2-amino-4-hydroxy-6-hydroxymethyldihydropteridine diphosphokinase, whose product MRTVYLGFGSNTQREYFLAKGLVLLREQVGVVTVSPVYRSASVGFEGEAFFNFCVSVNTSKRVKDLKAILKKIEDTCGRDRSAPKFSGRTLDIDILYVEGEVGEVDGVQLPRQEVSLNAFVLKPLIDIAPDLKDPRDGSYFRDQWSVYDKAKQPLTQVSDEFLSVTKITSDD is encoded by the coding sequence ATGAGAACTGTTTACCTGGGGTTCGGCAGTAATACCCAGCGAGAGTATTTTTTGGCAAAGGGCTTAGTACTGCTTCGCGAGCAAGTCGGAGTCGTGACAGTTTCGCCGGTCTACCGCAGCGCTTCCGTTGGCTTCGAGGGCGAGGCCTTTTTCAATTTCTGTGTTAGCGTTAATACCAGCAAGCGCGTGAAGGATTTGAAAGCCATCCTAAAGAAAATTGAGGATACCTGCGGCCGTGATCGTAGTGCGCCAAAGTTTTCAGGACGGACGTTAGATATAGATATCCTCTATGTTGAGGGAGAAGTCGGCGAAGTGGATGGCGTTCAACTACCCAGGCAGGAAGTTTCCTTAAATGCCTTTGTCCTTAAGCCGCTCATCGATATTGCTCCCGATCTCAAGGACCCAAGAGATGGCAGTTACTTCCGCGATCAATGGTCAGTCTATGATAAGGCAAAGCAGCCTTTAACTCAGGTATCTGATGAATTTCTTAGTGTTACTAAGATAACGAGTGATGATTAA
- the folB gene encoding dihydroneopterin aldolase: MQDSVIIEGLAVDTVIGVYDWERSITQRLIFDLEMAWNNAPAASSDDIQLALNYAEVSSAILSYVSETSFELIETVAERVAELIITEFGVSEVSLKLSKPGAVPEATNVAVKILRKAKA, encoded by the coding sequence ATGCAGGATAGTGTTATCATCGAAGGCTTGGCCGTTGATACGGTCATTGGAGTCTATGACTGGGAACGAAGCATTACGCAACGTTTAATATTTGACCTAGAGATGGCCTGGAATAATGCCCCGGCTGCCAGCTCGGATGATATTCAACTCGCTTTGAATTATGCCGAAGTGAGCTCAGCTATCCTCAGCTATGTCAGCGAGACAAGTTTTGAGTTGATCGAGACGGTGGCAGAACGAGTTGCCGAGCTTATTATTACTGAATTTGGCGTCTCAGAGGTCAGTCTAAAGCTGTCTAAGCCTGGTGCAGTTCCAGAAGCTACCAATGTGGCGGTTAAGATTCTCCGTAAGGCCAAGGCATGA
- the tsaD gene encoding tRNA (adenosine(37)-N6)-threonylcarbamoyltransferase complex transferase subunit TsaD, translated as MRVLGIETSCDETGIAIYDTDHGIIADALHSQVAVHAEYGGVVPELASRDHIKKTLPLIRQVLAEANLSSEDIDAVAYTAGPGLIGALMVGACLGRALAYGWNVPALGVHHMEGHLLAPMLEEQPPEFPFVALLVSGGHTQLVDVKAIGRYEVIGESLDDAAGEAFDKAAKMLDLDYPGGPEIARLAESGDPHRFKFPRPMVDRPGLDFSFSGLKTFTLNLTQKHTLDGPLPDQQTMADIAAGFEQAVVDTIAIKCRRALEQTGYKRLVMAGGVSANRKLRRELGQKLAAVKASVFYARPEFCTDNGAMIAYAGACRLAAGQSSDLSVIAYPRWPMDQLEAIDDAG; from the coding sequence TTGCGCGTTCTTGGGATTGAAACATCCTGTGATGAGACAGGCATAGCCATCTACGACACGGATCACGGCATCATTGCTGATGCGCTCCACAGTCAGGTAGCTGTGCATGCAGAGTATGGGGGCGTCGTCCCTGAGTTAGCATCGCGAGATCACATTAAAAAGACCTTGCCCTTGATTCGCCAGGTTCTAGCTGAGGCGAATCTGAGCTCCGAAGATATCGACGCTGTTGCCTATACAGCCGGTCCGGGTTTAATCGGTGCTTTAATGGTTGGCGCTTGCCTGGGCAGGGCCTTGGCGTACGGCTGGAATGTTCCAGCGCTGGGTGTCCACCACATGGAAGGACATCTCCTAGCGCCGATGCTTGAAGAACAGCCGCCTGAATTCCCATTTGTGGCGTTACTGGTGTCCGGTGGCCATACGCAACTCGTAGATGTTAAGGCTATCGGCCGCTACGAGGTCATTGGCGAGTCGTTGGACGACGCCGCCGGCGAAGCCTTTGATAAAGCCGCTAAGATGCTTGATCTTGATTATCCGGGCGGACCTGAAATTGCTCGGCTGGCTGAATCGGGTGATCCCCATCGATTCAAATTTCCCCGTCCTATGGTTGATCGCCCTGGGTTGGACTTCAGTTTTAGTGGCCTGAAAACCTTCACGTTGAATTTAACGCAAAAGCATACCCTAGATGGCCCGCTACCCGATCAACAGACGATGGCAGATATCGCTGCAGGTTTTGAGCAAGCGGTGGTTGATACCATTGCAATTAAGTGCCGACGAGCATTGGAGCAGACAGGTTATAAGCGTTTGGTCATGGCAGGCGGGGTCTCCGCGAATCGAAAACTGCGACGTGAATTAGGTCAGAAGCTTGCCGCGGTCAAGGCATCGGTATTCTATGCGCGGCCTGAATTTTGTACTGATAACGGGGCAATGATCGCCTACGCGGGAGCCTGTAGGTTGGCGGCAGGGCAGAGCTCTGATTTATCAGTGATTGCGTACCCTCGCTGGCCAATGGATCAATTGGAGGCTATTGACGATGCAGGATAG
- the rpsU gene encoding 30S ribosomal protein S21, whose amino-acid sequence MPSVKVRENEPFDVALRRFKRGCEKAGILAEVRSRETYEKPTTTRQRAAAAAVKRHLKKVSRDSRNKKRMY is encoded by the coding sequence ATGCCGTCGGTTAAAGTACGTGAAAACGAGCCATTTGACGTGGCTCTTCGCCGTTTCAAGCGCGGTTGTGAAAAAGCAGGGATCTTGGCAGAAGTTCGTAGTCGTGAGACTTACGAAAAGCCAACAACTACGCGTCAACGCGCTGCAGCGGCTGCAGTCAAGCGTCACTTGAAGAAAGTTTCTCGTGACTCTCGAAATAAGAAACGTATGTACTAA
- a CDS encoding GatB/YqeY domain-containing protein, whose protein sequence is MSSAVQQSISAATKQAMRDRAKARLGVLRMINAEFKRIEVDERIELDDSRCLAVLDKMSKQRRDALDQYKSADRQDLADIEEAELAIIQEFLPKALSDDEIIAIVSAAKAETGAASMQDMGKLMALVKPQVQGRADMGAVSKLVKAALSA, encoded by the coding sequence ATGAGCTCTGCTGTTCAACAATCTATTTCTGCTGCAACGAAGCAGGCAATGCGCGATCGCGCGAAAGCCCGCCTAGGCGTATTAAGAATGATCAATGCGGAATTTAAACGTATTGAAGTTGATGAGCGAATCGAACTGGATGATAGCCGTTGCCTTGCTGTGCTCGACAAAATGTCGAAGCAGCGTCGCGACGCGCTCGACCAATACAAGTCAGCGGATCGTCAAGATCTTGCGGATATTGAAGAGGCCGAACTTGCTATCATTCAGGAATTCCTTCCCAAAGCGCTCTCCGATGATGAAATCATCGCCATTGTATCTGCCGCTAAAGCCGAAACCGGCGCAGCCAGCATGCAGGACATGGGTAAGCTGATGGCGCTAGTAAAACCGCAAGTTCAAGGCCGTGCCGATATGGGTGCTGTCAGTAAATTGGTTAAGGCTGCTCTCAGCGCTTAA